In Athene noctua chromosome 11, bAthNoc1.hap1.1, whole genome shotgun sequence, the sequence GCAGTCAGAAGCTGCTGGGGATGTGGTACCAGCTTCTGCCCGATAAGATCTCCCGAagagctactaaaaaaaaaaaagtgataacaTTGCTCAAAACAGCGATAGCTTCGATCTACTGAAGAAAACACGCAGCAGAAATCAGTCTTACCTTCCTGTGACTCCCATCCTTCGGGGGGGTGACATCCATGCTAGAGAGCAGGAGGAATgagctttctgcttttattttccaccGAGTTTTGCAGCGATCCCAGCGACTCCTTGTTAAACTTCCACATGTTTTCGGAGCGCTGGAATTCTGCCGGCATCTGCAGCCCAGTACAGTGTCTGCAGAACAGGAAatcctgtattttgtttctcttcaccACACGAAACGTGTACAGCTAATGACGTTAAAACAACTGGGAAGGCGATGACGTTTGATCCAAATGCCATCCGAGAAAAACCTTGGGCGaggatttctttctttcctttttgcacAGAAGTTGTGATTGTGTCCTTCAGGCGAGCTGCTTCTGCTTATATCCACGGTCACTTGCCATTTGCTTGCTAAAAGCTATAAAATACGGAAGCAAAACCTCTTCCAGTAAGCGCTCgctaaaggaaaactgaaaactgtgCCAGTGTAAGTTACTGGAAGGTagtaattttccttcattttcttggAAGTTTGGTTAGCCTCAGACTATCAAGGCTATAGGCTAAAGCTAAGGGTTTGgactttatttcagaaaaaagtaTGATGGTTTAAGGTGGAGACTTCCCAAAAAAACTGTTGTTTGAAAAAACCCAATGTGCATAATtccctaattattttttttcctcctttaattcctttcccatatatatatatatttaatttttttagttctTTTACTGCCTGCTAAGCATGACCACCTTCTTTCTGAATTGCTGAAAACTGGCAGTCATATATTATAGTCTAACTTATTGTGAGCCGCCTCATTTCCAGCTGAATGGTTTTTACTTGATATACAGTGTCACATCTTACAGCCCAGGGCTTGCAAAGATAATATGGCTGTTGGCATCTCTCCCTTCCTTACTGTAGGTAATGTATAAATAGAACTATTCTTGCTCCATctatttttctgtagtttgtCCTATGACCCTGAAAAACTATCAGAAATGTAACTGtggaagagaaatgaaaggagGAAGCTATTTATAACCTTTAACTGTAGAATAAGGGGCCAGCTCAGGGTCTGGGATCAAGCGTTCATCTTTCCCCACAGCATCCGAGCCCCCCGGCTCTGCGGGCCCCGCAGTTGCCAGGGTTTCTTGGTGccagcagctgtgctggctgtggggACCCGAGCATGCTCCCGTGCCCTGAAGTGGTGCTTCACAACAGTAGCACAGAGAAGAGGATCCTTGACCTGAAGTGTCCTGTGGTCAGTGGAGATGCAGTTATTTAAATCTGTTGGTCAACTTCCTCATGAAAGTGAAGGCAAGACCCATTTATATACCAGCTTTTATAGACATATCCACGGGCTCTTCATCACCACTTGCTTATCCATCACGTAACCGTAGCCTGCTAGCAAATAAGTACCTGTGAAGCCCCGTGCTTCTCATCTCAGCTGGGAGCAGAGTGATCTGAAAGATGCAAAAGCTGCTTATCATTCCAGGTttccacagaatcccagaaccatctgggttggaaaagcccttgcagctcctccagcccaaccatgaccctccccctgaccgttcccaactcccccagatccctcagcgctggctcagcccgactcttcaacccctccagggatcccggggactcccccctgccctgggcagcccattccaacacctaacgaCCCATTCTGTAAAgtaatgcttcctaatatctagtctaaaccttctctgtttttcttcttgtgcaTCTTTTTCAGCAGCTGATGCTGCTCTTTGGAAGACAGAGCCGTGCTTGTGTGTTTGCCAAACGTTCCCAGACTCGCAGAAGGGAGGCTGGCACTGTGCCCCATCCCTCTCCAGAGGTTAAAGGTTTATCCCGAAGCAAAGTGGCTTGTTTTGTCAGGATATCCTGCCTAGGACATCCTACTTCTGTGTCCACAGCACACATCCAGCTATCTCTGAGCCCTATTTTTAGGTATGTGTTTacagcagggctgctggggaaggaaggGTCAGTGGATGTCAGACTATAGAGAGGGTCAGACTCGCACCTCAGGGCTCATAACCACATTAAGTCCTTCCTCATCACTTTTTTTTGAGTACTTTTGCAGATCACAACCTTCCTGGTCATGAAAGGCTGGTGGATTGACAAGCCTCAAGCCCCTTCAACACGTACTGATCAACctatcttttcttctttcaacGGCGTGCatatttttgtttagcttttctgctctcttctgGCTTATTATTGATACTAAACATGAATTTAATGCTATGCAATGTTATAATTTCAAAGGCAGAAGACACAAAAGAGTTTTTAAATAACTGTGAGACTTTATCTAAGGCCTCCAGAAAAAATGGTCGCCTTTAGCCTGGTATCCTGTGGGCAGAAGGCCAAACGCATATGATCAGCATCTCTTTAAGCGCTCAGATATTTAAGAAATATCTGACAGGATGCACCTGAAGGATGTATGAAGAACAGTAGGGcattcaggaggaggaggaggtcttGTTCACACAAAGCAACTCACCCTTGTGCAGAGACTTGCTGTGGCTTGACCAGAGCCCTCGGCACATGGCCCATGGGGCTTGGTGAGTCCCTGGTGCTCGCTGGCACACAGTGCCTCTCACCACTGCAGTGGTCTCTACAGGGACAGCTGTTTTAGGAAGCTTGGATTTATTTTACAGCAGATAATTGTTGGTCACTCCCTACCTTTTTGGGCTAAGCCCTTGTGTAGCCCACAGACCCAGCATTTTTGGTGAAAATGCACCAGTCGTAGCCCTGAGATCTGTTAAATGCGATGAAGCATTTTCCTATTTTTGAGCTGGCTCCTAGATGTTGAGCTGTTATTTTGCATttgcagcatatttttttttttttctctgtgcaagGGAGCTCATAATTTCATTTGAGTAAATAAAATGAAGCTGAAATACTCAGAAGATCCTGCAGCTCTGAATTTGAGGCATGGGGTTTCTTTCCAAACCCATTTCCCATCAAAGCACAGGAGGGCCCTTTCTCAACCAGGAGAGGAGTTACCAGTTCTGATACCAGTTAAGATGGGGTGGCCCTTTGCTGGCGCTgcaaagaaatgcattttctttttctaacagaTGAATGGCCCCTGTGCTAGAGAAGGAGAATGTGTCATGCTGTGGTTTTGCCCAGGGCCGTGCCATCGGGTTCATGCACTGCCATCAGGGCAGGTGAGTTGGAGACCTCACCGTGTTTCCACCCTGACCAGTTCCCTTCGAGGTGAAGCTTGATGCAGGGTTGCTACAGCAGCAGGTGCCTTCAGATCCATCCTCTGCAAACCTGCACAGCTCTACCCAGCCTGTTGATTTGGTTAACTTCTGCCTTTCTGTGGCATCTCTGAAAGATTGTTTTCTGTCTCTGCCCAAGAAGGATGAAGATGTCTTCTTTTTATAGCTGGTGAGTCTGGGCGATGGGACCAGCACAAGAGATAATCCAGGATCAACATCATGAAATTATATTTCCTCTTGTCAAAATAATAAACAAGCTTTATGGTCACAGGAAACGGGGTGAATTACAGGAACCGGAGCTGGGCACGTTGTGCCTTTGAAAAATGTGAGAGTGCTGGCAGGCAAAGCCAGCACCTGCAGCCCCAGATCTCGTGTTGGATCCAGCGCCTCTGTTGTGCTTTGAACTCAGCCTCTATCCTGGCCGAAGCCAGGACAACCTCCCAGCCACCCAGGCAGCTGAAATACTGTCCTCCTCAGCAGTACTGCTGGGCTCATCTCTTCTTCTCCTGGGGCACGCTGCTGGGGTTCTGGAGGACTTGAACTAAAGGCTTTGAGTTTCACCTATGGGTTTGTGGAGGCCAAATGGACAGTCTTTGACTTCTTTACGTGCTTTCAGAAAATCACAAGTTTTCCACGATCTCTTTTTACTTTGAATTGTTGCTCTTGCCTAGCTCACTGTCATGACCTCTTGGCTAACTTTCTGTTGTAGTTTAACCCCACCCTGCccctaagcaccacgcagccagtTCAacactatcccagccaaaaccagtacagctTTCCCCCACACCAGAAGAGACCATTAGACCAAGTTGTCTAACCTCCTGTGCATCAAACTGATGTGACCTGAAAGGCTGGAAGTGTTGAGCGTGTGACTTTTCCTcacaggctggggctgcagtAGGTAAAAAGGACAGTTTGAGGGGGTCTAAGTGAGTTCAGAGGGTGAGTGAGGCaggaaaaaggggggagagcaggagcagctgaggtgcTTGGGGGTTCCATCATGGTGATGGGGAACACTGTCCTTCATGGAGTCACCAAATCCACTGCTAAGGTTGAGGGTGGGAGAGCCGCCGTCACTCAGATGCTGGAGCAGGTATTGCCCTGCCAGGGCCATGTTATAATTCTCAGCATGTAGGGGACTGTAGTGACCAATTTCTGCTTTATTAGTCTTGTCATAAATGATGTGAGTATTTTTTAGATAGATTTGGATCTGCAAAATGATTGCTGGATGAGATATAGAGAGATTGTTTCTGTGGTCCTGCCTGCATGTGAGGATAATAGCAGTTGCTCCTCACCCGGTCACACACCACCTGCCCCACAGCTATTCCTGTGGAGGACCTTCCTCACCCCAAAATACCTCCAAATTCAAGTgttggagtttaaaaaaaataaaaacaaacactaGAGTGGGGTGAAAACCTTTCTGTAGACAAGCAAGCAATCTGTTTAAGAATAATAAAAGTTGATGCACTCCATCACTTGACCTCTGATTCAAGGAGGAGTTGATTCCCTTTCCGTTTTCTAGGTGTAAGTGATAACTGTAAAACTCAGCTTATGTTTGcaaacatgcatttatttttttaagcatcagttttttggaaagaaaaatgtaggaCAAGCTACATAGTTACCATAACGGTGCCTTCAACTTGTGTTCACCTGGTAAATGGAGAattgcatgagaaaaaaataatcacagtcaACAGCTCCCAGTCACATGCTAGCTGATCAAGGTCCATAAAAATCCTCAAAACAATCATTGAAACTGAAGTCTTCTTCACTGACAGTGTTATACAGTGTCTAGCTTATGAGAAAACTGCTAAATTGACAAAAACTTCATTATGCATGCTCAATTGTGTACCTGAGCATCAACCTCTGCTCACGTTTTTAAAGGCACTACTTGCAGCATGTAAACGTGAATGTGTATCATTGGAATAACGAACTGCCAGTTAAATCAGAGAAAACATTTCCATTGACCAGTGGGAGATGGACTGTTCCCCACCTCTGCAGCTTTCTCAGCAGCAAGCCTGCAATAATATTCTCTCTGTGACAGTTACTTCCTTCAGATAGGCATATTTGGTATTTTCACTTATCCACACGTGCGATTCAGTTCATGGTACTGTAGCCCATAATCATCATCTCACAAATGGGAGGAGAACTACGAGAGCTTATTATACTTAATCAGCACATCTCTATTGCCTTTTGCAGTAATTGCAGTGTAATGGTTATTTAAACCTGGCTATAGTTTGCTTTTTCCCATTTGATTGTAAAACAGCCAAGTGCAGAAAATTTTTGGCTGAGTTAAAACGTAATTAAGTGGAATTGAGTAGTTAGCTTTAAAATATACCTTGCGAGTGTTTCTGgtatttcttctatttttgtaGCAACATGTAAGATGTTGCCACTGGTGCTGAGAATTGTACGCATTCCTTCTGAAAAAGCACAGGTTTTTCAAAAGCCATAAATCAGTGCCTGTGTTCAGCCAAAACAATCCCCAAGTATCGTGAGGATACCCTTGAAGTTACACAGAGTGGGTGAACTTGGCCAAAGAGCTGTCACTGATTTATTCTAAGGGGTAAATTGTCACTGCTTTTCATAGCTGATTATAACAATGTAAACATTAAGATCACAAGAGGAGTTGGTGGAAAAACATCATGATGAATACTTAAGAAATTAGCGTATGCTCTATTAGTGAAATCATCTTGGCAAGAACACCTCTCTTTTTTAATGGATGTGTCAAGTGAACCCACTAAGCCAAGATTTTGCAGGGCAGATCCGTTACAGGTACCTCTGGGCCCAAGAAGCCCCACGGAGAAGGAAATGAGGACCTGAATGGTACCACCAGCATCACCAAATCCACCTGCGCCGATGCGGATCTGGCTGTGCCCAGCCCACGGTGTGCTCCTGCCCCTCAGGCCCAAAGGCAAAGGCCACCCTGATGTCCCCTTTGCCAACCAGGGCAGCTTGGAATGGAAGAAAGTCACTCGGAGCAAGGGAAGGACCCACTCTCTGGAGTGTTTGAGGAGCCGTTGGGAGAACTTGTCTTGCAGAGGGTCTTGCACCAGCTCTAGGTGTGAGTTACAGGATGCGTCAGCAATTAAGAAGCAAATTTAGAGCTGGGTGAGGAGGAAATCATGAACGAgagtgggagggggagtgtggggaAGGTGAAGTGGAGGTAAGCATGGTCACCAGTCGTTTGTGCTCAAGGCCAGGAGCGGGCAGGGGCAAGCTGGGACTGCCATGCTGAAGCAAGCTGCCAACCGTCGTGTGTCTGCAGCCCTGAGTGCAGAAACCAAAACTGGTGTTTATTATTACTGGCCATCTTCAGGTTCTTGTATGTGTGGTGTGTTTGTAGCAGAGAAGACACTTCAGCAGACATCAGTGTATGGGCCTGGGATTGTCTTTGGCTTGATCGTAGAGCCATGGagttggaaaaagagaagaaatgctcTTGGGATGTTTCCTCCATTTCCTAGCAAAAGCTTTATCACTCCCTCCTGTATATTTTCTCATCCAGCTAGGTCAGGCCTGCGGTAGGTGTAGTCACACCAGCTGGGTCGCTCATCAGCTTCCAACACGTCGGTCTTAAACAGAGTTTTATCTTCTATATATCAAAAGATTTCCACTGCCATGAAACTCCCCTGAATAAACTTGCAGGATCTTCCACAAAGGAGATGGTAATCAAGTATCACAGAACAGTTCCAGATTTCATATGAAATATCTTCATTCTTTTCAGCTGCCTTTCTTGTCATTCCTTAATTGATGAGCCACTCTCTTTGCTCATCAGCCGACTCCTGATGACCAAACTGCTGTGCCTTGATATCTGGTCCTGAAACTCTGAAGTCATAAAGAAATACAGGATCGGATCCAAACAGCAATCCAGACTCGCAAGACTTAAGCAAAAGGGTTGGACATAGAGCGTGATGGTGCTCAGGAAGCAGtctgtaattacattttctttcaccAACATGTAGAAGAAGAAGTTGATGTGGTAGGGTGCAAAACAGACGCAGAACACAACAGCACACATGGAAACCATCCTTAAAGCCTTCCGCCTCTCGCTGCTGTTTTGCAGCGGTATCTGGAAGCCCCGAAGAGAGTCTTTTGTCTTCCAAgtacagaataaaataatgatgAGCGGGCCGATGAACCCGAAGATCTCCGCCGTGATTGTCATCAGCACGGTGGCCACCTTGCTGTCAATCTGCCGGACTTGAAGGTCTGCAAAGCAGGTATTTGTGTTTTTGGCCAGGCCGTAGCCACGCATGATGGGGAAGGGCAAGCACGCTATCCCAACGAAGAGCCACACCACAGCGCTGATGGCTACGTCGTACCGCCGCTTCCAGTCCTTGGCCTTGAACGGCTGATACAGGAAGAAATACCTCTGAACGCTGATGCAGGTGAGGAAGCAAATGCTGGCGTACATGTTGAGGTACTTCAGGTAGAAGCACAGTAAGCAAAGGAACCTCCCAAAAGGCCACGTGTAATTAATATAATAGTATATTCGCAGTGGCAGCGAGAGGACGTGAGCCAGGTCGGCCACGGCCAGGTTGATCATGAAGATGACGGCTTTGTTGTTCTTGCTGATGAAGCGGCACAAGACCCACAGA encodes:
- the LOC141964654 gene encoding putative P2Y purinoceptor 10 is translated as MTHQPYTMTDVSSSSVMTQSNQTCSSHNITFKNSLYATTYTIIFIPGLLANSAALWVLCRFISKNNKAVIFMINLAVADLAHVLSLPLRIYYYINYTWPFGRFLCLLCFYLKYLNMYASICFLTCISVQRYFFLYQPFKAKDWKRRYDVAISAVVWLFVGIACLPFPIMRGYGLAKNTNTCFADLQVRQIDSKVATVLMTITAEIFGFIGPLIIILFCTWKTKDSLRGFQIPLQNSSERRKALRMVSMCAVVFCVCFAPYHINFFFYMLVKENVITDCFLSTITLYVQPFCLSLASLDCCLDPILYFFMTSEFQDQISRHSSLVIRSRLMSKESGSSIKE